One Acetoanaerobium noterae genomic region harbors:
- a CDS encoding lytic transglycosylase domain-containing protein: MRKLIVVFAFILALLGSNLTYAEVQDDSIKSDDALKTFMSSKNSKLSDQALNNLMKSINKASANYNVDKELIAAVIWQESNFNPSLTYNRCIGAMQIHVNTGKAYGYTSEDLYNSDINIDFGTRYLSGHIQSYGGDVLKALSAYNQGTTRVNKGNYSTKYQSQVSAKMETIKTYVATYVASH, translated from the coding sequence ATGAGAAAGCTTATCGTAGTTTTCGCTTTCATCCTAGCATTGTTAGGTTCAAATCTTACATATGCAGAAGTACAGGATGATAGCATCAAAAGTGACGACGCCCTAAAAACTTTCATGTCGAGCAAAAATTCTAAGCTTAGCGACCAGGCATTAAACAATCTTATGAAATCGATAAACAAGGCAAGTGCTAATTACAACGTAGATAAAGAGCTAATTGCTGCAGTAATATGGCAAGAAAGTAACTTCAACCCAAGCCTTACTTACAACAGATGTATCGGCGCAATGCAAATCCATGTCAACACAGGAAAAGCATACGGCTATACTAGCGAAGACTTATACAACTCAGATATAAATATCGATTTTGGTACGCGTTATCTTAGCGGACATATTCAGTCATATGGTGGAGATGTGCTTAAAGCACTTAGCGCATACAACCAAGGTACAACTAGAGTAAACAAAGGAAACTACTCTACGAAATACCAAAGCCAAGTATCTGCAAAAATGGAAACCATAAAAACTTATGTTGCAACTTATGTAGCAAGTCACTAA
- a CDS encoding DUF1343 domain-containing protein, with the protein MTKYLYELEIADCFLQKEVIIIKKLLTLSLIMTLAMGSLAFSNPITEDEYSYLREVLLSLNDTQATNPIAEAPAQNVVPYYQTVLGNERLLSEYSHLIDGKRVGIVTNHTGVNSKLERTVDVLSAYPKISLTSIYSPEHGLDGTVAAGKYVESYTDTKLNLPVYSLYGKTRKPSPEMLTNVDVLVFDMQDIGSRTYTYMSTLNYCMIAAKENNKTLIVLDRPNPVGGLNVEGYVLEDKYKTFVGVDNMPMAHGMTAAELAQFFNRNIGCKLEIVPMKNYTRAMVWQDTGLPFVQTSPNIPNIESAFAYMATGIGDGTGLGQGDKFTWVGGKGFNSQTLANALNAYKLPGIVFVPEDKGDKGGVNLQVTDYHSFNPAKTGVYILATANLQKKLTVPVEKNGVIPMFEKNMGGSRFGQDLLNNRTPDQIVKSYSNEVENFKNLRKQYLIYN; encoded by the coding sequence ATGACGAAATACTTATATGAGCTAGAAATAGCAGATTGTTTTTTACAAAAGGAGGTAATTATTATAAAAAAGCTATTAACCCTTTCACTTATCATGACTCTAGCTATGGGAAGCTTAGCATTTTCAAATCCCATCACAGAAGATGAATACAGCTATCTAAGAGAAGTTCTATTATCTCTTAATGATACACAAGCTACTAATCCTATAGCTGAGGCTCCTGCTCAAAACGTAGTGCCTTACTATCAGACAGTGCTTGGAAATGAAAGACTTCTCAGTGAATACTCCCATCTAATAGATGGCAAACGTGTAGGTATAGTCACAAATCATACAGGCGTGAACTCAAAGCTAGAAAGAACTGTAGATGTACTAAGTGCCTATCCAAAGATTAGCCTTACTTCCATCTACTCACCAGAACACGGCTTAGATGGCACTGTAGCCGCTGGCAAGTACGTAGAGTCATATACGGATACAAAATTAAACCTTCCTGTATATAGCCTCTATGGCAAAACTAGAAAGCCTAGCCCTGAAATGCTTACTAATGTAGATGTGCTAGTATTTGATATGCAAGACATCGGTTCTAGAACCTATACTTACATGTCTACACTTAATTACTGCATGATAGCAGCTAAGGAAAACAATAAAACCCTAATAGTACTCGACAGACCTAACCCAGTTGGTGGACTTAATGTCGAAGGCTATGTGCTAGAAGATAAATACAAAACCTTTGTAGGTGTCGACAATATGCCTATGGCTCATGGAATGACTGCCGCAGAGCTAGCTCAGTTTTTCAACAGAAACATTGGCTGCAAGCTAGAAATAGTGCCTATGAAAAATTACACTAGAGCTATGGTATGGCAAGATACTGGACTTCCGTTTGTACAGACCTCACCAAACATCCCGAATATAGAATCAGCTTTTGCCTACATGGCTACAGGCATAGGAGATGGAACTGGGCTCGGTCAAGGCGATAAATTTACCTGGGTAGGTGGCAAGGGCTTTAATAGTCAGACTCTAGCAAATGCACTGAATGCTTATAAGCTTCCAGGAATAGTATTTGTTCCAGAAGATAAAGGCGATAAAGGCGGAGTAAATCTGCAGGTAACTGATTACCATAGCTTCAATCCAGCAAAAACTGGAGTATATATCCTAGCAACTGCAAACCTTCAAAAGAAACTGACTGTTCCAGTAGAAAAAAATGGAGTTATACCTATGTTTGAAAAAAATATGGGTGGAAGTAGATTTGGGCAGGATCTACTAAACAATAGAACTCCTGACCAGATAGTAAAAAGCTATTCTAACGAAGTTGAGAACTTTAAAAATCTAAGAAAACAATATCTAATTTATAACTAA